In one Notolabrus celidotus isolate fNotCel1 chromosome 1, fNotCel1.pri, whole genome shotgun sequence genomic region, the following are encoded:
- the LOC117823310 gene encoding matrix remodeling-associated protein 8-like, with product MKAQREDFGFHALLLIHIPVACLFAAVSAQADSSSSVVVAGYNVSAPAGSSVLLQCVSGRMVWTRDEVRDRQRVVHWDLYRAEPDYAMERVVDMFSAGDQRVYNSYNLGRVSLSQKAFKDGNFSLVIKDVTMNDRGLYSCNLHHLYCHLYETIRVQLNVTKSRRKEQRYWDGQKAVFVVLLGSTAVLPCINRRNVWTDWSNEEEDQQVVHWDRQSPGVRHDRADRLVDLYASGEQRSYGPLFLQRKMNISNQAFSEGDFSLTISDLQPTDQGKYSCHLHHHYCGLHERREFQVTVERTVIQPTLPAKALPSEDKDTTKAESPRVINVILPDQRHHFLLPLGYVLTSFLLLAFIILIIIIITRRRRTKEFHPQVSVRSSRSQSSSEEFEMDISEVNMCSGQEKRFDYKNNLLKEKVHMNSQPKVVDLDKEMQKFSK from the exons ATGAAGGCCCAGAGGGAGGACTTTGGTTTTCATGCTCTCCTCTTGATCCACA tccCAGTGGCCTGCCTCTTCGCTGCAG tGTCTGCTCaggctgacagcagcagcagtgtggtgGTGGCAGGGTACAATGTGAGTGCCCCTGCTGGGTCCAGTGTGTTGCTCCAGTGTGTGAGTGGCCGCATGGTGTGGACCAGAGACGAGGTGCGGGACAGGCAGAGGGTGGTCCACTGGGACCTGTATCGGGCTGAGCCAGACTACGCCATGGAGAGGGTGGTGGACATGTTCTCAGCAGGAGACCAGAGGGTCTACAACTCCTACAACCTGGGCAGGGTCAGCCTCAGCCAAAAAGCCTTCAAAGATGGGAACTTCTCCCTGGTCATAAAAG ACGTGACTATGAATGACAGAGGACTTTACTCCTGTAATCTCCACCACCTCTACTGCCACCTGTACGAGACCATCCGAGTGCAGCTCAATGTGACTAAGTCTC GCCGTAAGGAACAGCGCTACTGGGATGGACAAaaagcagtgtttgtggtgttacTTGGCAGCACTGCGGTTCTGCCGTGCATCAATCGGCGCAATGTGTGGACTGACTGGAGCAATGAGGAGGAAGACCAGCAG GTGGTCCACTGGGACAGACAGTCTCCAGGAGTCCGCCATGACCGCGCAGATCGACTGGTTGACTTGTACGCCTCTGGAGAACAGCGTAGCTATGGACCACTGTTCCTACAGAGGAAGATGAACATTAGCAACCAAGCTTTTTCAGAGGGGGACTTTTCCCTTACTATTTCTGatttgcag CCCACAGACCAGGGGAAGTATTCCTGCCACCTCCACCATCACTACTGCGGCCTCCATGAGAGAAGAGAGTTTCAGGTCACGGTGGAACGAACTGTGATACAGCCCACCCTGCCAGCCAAAGCACTGCCCAGTGAAGACAAag ACACCACTAAAGCTGAATCACCACGAGTCATCAATGTTATCCTGCCTGATCAGAGACATCACTTTCTCCTGCCGCTGGGATACGTCCTCACTTCTTTCCTGCTCCTGGCCTTCattatcctcatcatcatcattatcacacGCAGGCGTAGAACCAAAG AATTTCATCCTCAAGTGTCTGTAAG GTCGAGCAGAAGtcagagcagctcagaggagTTTGAGATGGACATCTCTGAAGTGAATATGTGCAGTGGGCAGGAGAAAAGATTTG ACTACAAGAACAACCTGCTGAAAGAGAAAGTCCACATGAACTCTCAGCCTAAAGTCGTTGATCTTGACAAAG AGATGCAAAAGTTTTCCAAGTGA